TAGGGTAGCTTGTGGTTGTGATCAAAAGAAGTGTTGCTCTCTGGGTGAACAtggattcctttttttaaaaagatttatttatttttattggaaattcagatatattgagaagaggagagacagagaagatgatcttccgtccattgattcactccccaggttgccgcaatggccggaggtgagctgatccaaagccaggagcccagagctgcttccaggtctcctatacagatgcaaggtcccaaggctttgggctgtcctccattgctttcccaggccacaagcagggagctggatgggaagcagggctgccgggagtagaaccggcacctgtatgggatcccagcatataaggtgagaactttagccgctaggctatcatgctgggccttcaACATGTATTCTCAAACTACACAAAGAAATTCCTATGAGGCCTGACTTTAGGCCACATATTTGTTGTTGAAAGCCCTGTGGTGGTGACAGTTGGATGGCCTAGCTAtttctttcctgctttttctggtctgaagttggTTTTGATTCTTTGGGGTTTGAGAGGGCTGCCACGTTGTATAACTATAGGGGATGCCACTGTTTAATCACAACAGGACTTAGTAACAGGTCACATGGTAGGGAGGGACTAGAGTGATGGTGCCCGGGAGGCTGGCTTGAAGGCTCTAAGTAACTTGTAGGTCATTCCTTCCTGAAGAAGATGCTCTCAGGGGAGTCCCAGGCCTCTCCTAAATAGGCACTGGCCCAGGGCAATGTAGAACCAAGGAATCTGCAAAGCAGGAATCCTGGGCTAGCAGGAAAGTTCTTGCCTACCAGCACTCACTTCCATCCAGTCCTGCCCCAAAGGTAGCCCTCCCCCTGGCCCACAGCCCCCTCCAGGGTGACTGGTTCCCACTTCAGGTCCTTATGACCCCAAccagcctgccagccagccagcagccaggccttTCCCGTAAGAGAGCAGGTGTAGGCCTTGTGCAGCCTCTATCATTTACTGTTCTTCCTCAGCCTCCTCTACCCTGACCTACAGAATTACAGTGACCTCCCACCTGCACAGGCGGGCCCAGCCTCAGCTCACCCTCACCGCGCAACATGCACACATACTGCCTGACAGTAGCACATGACAGCTCAGAAGTGGCCCCTGAACACCCAGTccttggcttctgactccagcgaCCTGCAGAGATATTGCCTAGCAGTCTCTGGGGTTCTGGCTCAGTGTGGTGATCCAGGTTTTGGTTCCCCCAGGGTGAGCAAAGCCAGCTGCCTCCCTTAAAGGACATGACTCAGTTCCACAACAGCCTCTTGCTGGGGTCACAGCTTTGACCCCTGACATGGCTGTGTCCACTTtggggatgtatgtgtgtgtgtgtgtatgtgtgtgtgtgtgtgtgtgtgtgtgtctgtgtggttaCTTCCCTGTGATGCACAGGGCAGCTGCAAAGGTAAGGCCGGATGGAGGGTGCCACAGAAAAGTGCAAAGGTTCTGGGATCCACCAGTGTGAGGTGGGCTTACCACAGAGCCTAGCCGTCCCTCTGTAACATGAAGGGGTGGACCTGAAGCCTGGGCCTGGGCAGTCACCTGCTCCTGTGTACTCTGACTGCTCAGCACTTGGCAGATGGTGGGAGAAGGTTAGGGTATGCCAGTCCCCACCCCAAATCCCACACTAGGCCCAAAGGAAGCAGGAAGGGGTACAGGCGACAGGAGCTGAGTGGCTCATTTAACATCAGGAGTGCCTTGAAGGTGCGCTCTGACACCTAGAAGACGACATCTGGTGCAGGTGGGATTCCAGAGAGGACAACTGTGGCTTTTAAATGAGAACTGAGCCACTCAGGTTCACAGTCACAttagggcagagcagggcagggagccCAGGTTGCTTTATCCCCTACCCTCCACCTAGGCTTTTCCCCCAGGAAGGACTTCAATATCTTGCTATCAGACCTTAGCTCCTGGGAGTAGGGTGGGAAGGCAGGCTGTCCCACTGCCTGTACTCAGAGGCCAAGCCAGTTGGTAGGTAGGAAATCCTTACGCTGCAGAAGCTGGAATGTGAGAttcacagcccagctctgacaaccaagggggcaggaggcaggcgtCTTCCCACCTCTTGGGTGGGCTGGTCTCGGCCCACTCTGCTCCAGGGCCTTCTTCCCTAGACCCCCAGTTTGGATTTCTTTCCAAGGGAGGAGCAGGAATCTGCTCTGTGTAGATGCTGTTAGGTCCATGGGGAGCTGTAGAAAAAGAAGCGGTGCCAGGCAGGGGTGGACCAGTTGGCCGTGACAGTTGAATACAAGGCGTTCCTGTTGATCTGAAGAAGGAGCCATTGAGGAAGGCCTGCAGCCTGGcaggaggatgtgtgtgtgtgctgtgttccCTTCTTTATGCTGTGCTTTCCCAGTGAGacccctgcccaggccccaggGACCAGAGAGGCTTTAAAGTCTCTCCAGCCCAAGATTGAATGATCTTACAGGAACATGCCAGGGCAACTTGAAGTCATGTCAGACACTGATTGTATaaatctctccctttcctccttgtTCTATGCTGAAAAGCAATGGGCAGCAGAAACCAGTGTGTGCACAGATGAAACATATCTGCCAAGTCGATGAATTGGGATGAGTCCGTTAGCCAGTCCCTCTGTCCCTACCAGCTGGCCCTGTTCCTCCTTGATGCTTGGAGACCCAAAGAGGGATGTCAGGAGGATGAGAGGCAGTGAGACTGTTGGACACTGGGGTGTCCTAACTGCCCTGGATACCACTCGTGTGAACTCAGCTGCTGTTACCTCACCTGTGAGGATGTGTGTGGCCGGTGGGGGCGGGAGAAACTGGGGAGTGATGATTCCATCTTTGTAAACTGGTTTGAGAAAATGTGTGTGCAATACTGTATTAGTCTCCAGGCCTGCCACAGTATCTTCTACAGGCTGGTGGGAGCTTAAACAACAGGCATCTGTGGCCTCACAGTTCCCCAGGCAAGAGGCCTGAGGTCAGGGTTCCAGAAGGGCTTGTTTCTCCTTGCCTCCTGctcctcacctgctccctcctccctccatgtCACAGCCTCTACTTGCTATGTGGGTTCCAGGCGTATTGGATTAGGTCCATTCCTAGCGACCTCTGCAGAAACCCTGCTCCAGATGCCGTCACTGAGAGTTCGGATATCAGCAGAGGATGTGGGAGACACCTGCAGCTGTGACAAACACCCACAGTGTGCCTGGTCCCCACACGTGACTCCACCTGTTTTagaacttctcatccagcttggaCTCACTTGAGAAATGTGAAAGGTTTTCCAATGAAGGAACTTGATTGTCTGACCTTCTTGGGGACACTCAGAGATTCATGCAgtggaaagtcttttttttttttcattaatgatacattttaaaaaaaaatcaatgatggATTTAATCCAGGGGGTAAGCAACAGCGTGACAGCATTCCTTCAGTTGGGGTTTTCCTGAGCACCTGCTACACATGCCAGGGTCTGTTCCAGGTGCTGGGGAATGTCTACCACCCAAGATACCGAATCTTTGGTATCAGGGTGCAGCCATTCTTGTGTGGGAACTGATGGGCATTAAGCAAACTCCATCGGTCAACAAGATTGGATGGAAGAGGGTGACAGTTGGTACAGAGAATGTGAACAGACATAAGGCAAAGCCTCAGGAAGGCCAGGCCGAGTGCTTCCCAGGGTCCCTCTGGCTTTAAGGAGGCCCTTGTGGTGGGACCCTTGCAGAAGAATAGACGCCGCCTGGTGGGTAGCTCCTGGTGTTTGGTGGGCTTGCCCTCCAAGTTCCCTGGGCTTGCGATTCCTGCTCACAGGAGGCTTCTTGCTTTTCTCTCCTCTGCAGTGTCGAGGGCGAGGCCCCCAGCAGCGAGACTGGCACATCCCTGGACAGCCCCTCGGCCTACCACCAGGGCCCTCTAGTGCCCGGCTCCAGCCTGAGCCCAGATCACTACGAACACACATCTGTGGGAGCCTATGGGCTGTACTCGGGGCCGCCGGGGCAGCAGCAGCGCACAAGGAGGCCCAAGCTGCAGCACTCGACCTCCATCCTGCGGAAGCAGGCCGAGGAGGAGGCCATCAAGCGCTCACGGTCACTCTCTGAGAGCTATGAACTCTCCTCAGACTTGCAGGATAAGCAGGTGGGTGGCACAGGCCCTGGAGCCACATGGGGAGGAatgtcagctgtgtgtgtgtatgtgtcctccAGGATTGCTGTACTGTCCCCTCAACCTTTGCTCCACCTCTACTGAGAGCTCTCCCTGGAGCTTGGGTTTGCTGAGATGTATGAAGAGCTTTCCAGTAAAGGAATTTGATTGTCTAACCTTTGTCTTACCCTTCAGTGACACCTGTGCCTTTTCATGGTTTCCACCTCCCTCATGGCCAGGCTGTGGAGGACAGTGGTGTGTGAGTGTCATAGCCCTGCACTGCCAGGACACACGGGTTACACACGGCCAGCCCTGTGTCTCCTTAATGGCTCCTTAGCATTGAGAGGTAGACAAACTTCTCCTGCACATGCGGACACCTCAGCCGTGGCCCGACCCCAGAGCTCTTTCCAGAAACTGTGCTCCTTCTTCCTGCCCGCATCTACCCTATGGCCTGTCCTGTATGGTCCCATCTTCCTGTTTGTCCTTTAAAGAGTAGaagttgggcctggtgtggcacTCAGCTTCCTGAGGGAGCAGTGGGAGTGCTGCCCAGGGTGGGTCTTACTCCCTGGCAAAGCATCCCCTGCTCAGCGCCCTCCTCACCTTGCTTGAGGCCTTGCCCTGTGGCCTTGAACAGCTTCACCTGCCTTGACTCTGCTCACTCTCTGTCCTTCTACCTGTGAGTTGGGACAAGGGATCCAGCAGGTAGCCAGAGCCTAATAGGAAATAACTACCCCTGCCTGCCATGAGGCTCATGGCCCCAAGGCCAACCCAGTGGCAAGGAGAACAGCCTCTATTCCTCTAGTCGGTTATGCCCAGACCCAGAGCAGATCACACCTCTGCAGCAAGACCACTAAGTTAGAACCGGAGAAGGTGCAGACTTACTGGAGGCTGTGGGGGATTATTACAGCTGGTGCAGACGAGGCTGGCTGCAGCTGCACATTCCCCTTCCATGTGTGTTAGCTGCCTGCCAAACAGGTGCCAGATGCTGTGCTGTAGGCTGGGGAGTCAGCAGTGGACAGGATGAGCCCTGACTCTTGAGCTGGTGCTCAGTGTGAGATTGACCATGGCAAGTTAGCAGTCAAGAGCCAGTTGAATTCCAGTTGGAATACCAATTCTAGGTGTTATCAGACTGGGGAAAGAACTCGTGTGGCTATGAGAGGCACAAGCGTTGGACAGGGGAGGTTAGAACATCCCTCTAGACTGGCAAAAAGGGTGTTCCAAGAAGAGGTCCCATAGCAAGAACAGTCTTGGTGCCTGTGAGAGATGGAGAGGTGGTAAAGAAGAGGTGATCATGTGGCCCAGAAAGAAGAAAGGCCCCTGAGCATTGGACACTGCTAAGCTTCCCAACAAGCAAAGCAAATGAGGGACCAGGACTGTCTGTATGGGATAGTCACCAGGGGATGTATGCCTGACTCTACCAGGAGGTAAAGTCTTTGATGCAATCTCCCTTTAGTGAAAGAGACTAAGAATGAACTCGGGTATACCTCCATCTGGCCCTGGCCCTCCGCATCTTCTGGGGTTTTCCATTCCTGAGAATAGGGGCCTGGGTGGATGTCAGGGACTATTCCTGAGTCACTTAGAGGTGATAGTGATAGTTCCTCTGTGTCAAAGAGCATTCCTTTCAGTTCCCTGTCCCCACTATTCGGAAGTATCATGATGAAAGAGCTCTGGCCAGAGTCAGCTCCACTGCCTGTTAACCATGTGACCTGGCCAGTTGGTTTCCTCCTTGGCATCTAGGGAGTGGGGTGAAGCACCCCAGGGAGAGTGGCAATTGCTGCATCAGATGAGAGCATGCTATCCCTGGAGTAGCTGGTTGGTAAGTATATGTTAATTGAGTTTTCTCTGGGCCTTAGGAAGCTTTGAGACTGGGTCTTGTATGAATTCAGGAGGTGAGTAAGAGCAGGCTTGTGTTATTATATCCCCTTGAGGGAGGGGAACTGTATGTGTCTCTGCCTTCCCACAGCCTGATccctgcaggcacacacacacacacacacatggcctcAGGGAGACTGGTCTGGTCTTTACTGGTCAGGGTCAAAGTGAGTTCTGGGCCTGAGCTAGTGGTCCTGGTGCCTGGGACCCCTCTGCCCCACGGTTGGCAGGAGGGACCCAGAACCACAGGctgaaaagagagggagggaagaagcagcTTCCTGGAAGCGCTGTGGGCTTTGTGAGCTCCAGTCATAACCCATGAAACAGAAACTTTCTGGTTACAGATGTGGAAGTGAAGTCATCTCTTTGGATTGTGTTCAGTAACTTCAGggtaagggaaaaaaaacagaacctCCCTGGCTGTCTGGGCCTCGCTGGCTTTGGAAAAGCCATTTTGAATCCCCCTTTTCTGTGcggcctgcctgcccctcccaaaGGCCCAAGAAGAGCTGATGTGTTTGGTGTATGGAAGTTCTTCTGGCCTGTTTCAGGGGCGTGGCTGAGTTAGGGTGGCCCCACAGAGCCAGCACATTTAGACGGAGTGATGCTGACATGGTAGAGATGCGTGTTTCTTGTCTTGGCTTGCCTTTGATCCTGTGGACCCTGGTTctgacagagggagaggggatcCACAGCCCTCCAGGGTGCCAGGCAGGCTCTCTCCTCTGCCCCTCAGTGGGAGAAGTTTGGGTGCTTATAAACCATGAGTGTATTCTGGGGGGTACAACTGAGGGTCTCTTGGCAAATTACATCTGTGCTTGGTATGTGCTGGCCATTTTGCTTTCTCCCACTTGTGCTATGTGGGAGATCCCAGTGCTGTTCccaatttacagatgaggaaaccaaggagCCGTGCAATTCCAAAGCTTTCTCAGGGCTCTGTGGCTAAGTGAGGCAACATTGGAAGCCAGGCACCTGGCCTTGAAGCCTGCAGACCATCCTCACCACCCAGGGCCTTGCTGGGACCTTTTGCAGGTCTCCTAACCTGTGCATGCCTCAGTTTCTTCTACCACCCTATGTGTGTTTGTGAAGCTGTTCAGCACAGGCTGTGCCAGGGTCCAAGGCTTCGTGACCTGGAGGCATTGTCTGTGAAGTCCATTGGGAGACTTACAGGCTGTCACTGTGAGCAGTGCAGTGAGAAGTGCCCTGTGGTCACAGCCCTGTAGGGGTTAGGGAGCCGATAGGTACcctcattcttctctctgtcctccacCAGGTGGAGATGCTAGAACGCAAGTATGGGGGGCGCCTCGTGACCCGCCATGCGGCCCGCACCATCCAGACGGCGTTCCGCCAGTACCAGATGAACAAGAACTTTGAGCGGCTGCGCAGCTCCATGTCCGAGAACCGCATGTCGCGCCGGATCGTGCTGTCCAACATGAGGATGCAGTTCTCCTTCGAGGGGCCTGAGAAAGTGCACAGTTCCTACTTCGAGGGCAAGCAGGTCTCGGTGACCAACGATGGCACCCAGCTGGCAGCCCTGGTGCCCCCTGAGTGTGGCGACCTTGGTGAGTCGTCTGCACTCAagtccccagccccttccagtgACTTTGCAGATGCCATCACAGAGCTGGAGGACGCCTTTTCCCGGCAGGTGAAGTCCCTGGCCGAGTCCATTGATGACGCCCTCAACTGCCGCAGCCTACACACTGAGGAGGCGCCCGTGCCTGATGTGGCGCGGGCCCGGGACAGTGAGCCTAAGCCGGCCCTGCACAGCATGGACCACCACAAACTGGATGAGATGACAGCTTCCTACAGTGATGTGACCTTGTACATCGATGAGGAGGAGCTGTCACCACCTCTGCCCATCTCACAGGTCGGGGACCGACCGTCTAGCACTGAGTCTGACCTGCGGCTGCGGGCTGGGGGTGTGGCCCAGGACTACTGGGCCCTGGCCCATAAGGATGACAAGGTGGACACAGACACAAGCTGCCGGAGCACGCCCTCATTGGAGCGGCAGGAGCAGCGGCTGCGGGTAGAACACCTGCCTTTGCTCACCATTGAGCCACCCAGTGACAGCTCTGTGGACCTCAGTGACCGCTCAGAACGCGGCTCGCTCAAGAGGCAGAGCGTCTATGAACGCAGCCTCGTTGGACAGCAAGGCAGCCCCAAGCACGGCCCCCACGGTGGTCCTCCTAAAGTCCTTCCACGGGAGGAGCCCGATCTGCGGCCCCGGCCCCCCAGACCCCTAGACAGCCACCTAGCCATTAATGGTTCTGCCAACCGGCAGAGCAAGTCTGAGTCAGACTATTCAGACGGGGACAATGACAGCATCAACAGCACATCCAATTCCAATGACACCATCAACTGCAGCTCTGAGTCCTCCTCTCGGGACAGCCTGCGGGAGCAGACCCTCAGCAAGCAGACATACCACAAGGAGACccgcaacagctgggactcgccTGCCTTCAGTAACGATGTCATCCGCAAGAGGCACTACCGCATCGGCCTGAACCTCTTTAACAAGTGAGTGCCCTCCCCCTGCAGCCACAAGGAGGGCAGTGTAGGGGGAGCACAGGGCCAGCAGCGGTCACAACTCAGGGCCTTGGCAGGGCAGGCAAGGAGTGTGTTTGCTTTCACCTCTGTGTGCCTTTGCATGCTCAGAGATTCAGAAGgtgctagtgtgtgtgtgagtcgaCACTACATGGTGTCTGTTTTCAGGAGAGATTACAATCCCAGAAGTGGAGATCTGGTCTCTCATAAAGGCTACTCTCATGGGGGATGGCAGATTTCACTGACCACCATGCAGACATAGAATGAGGGATTTCCTGTGGTAAAAGAACTTGGGTCCTGTCCATCACATCTAACCAGCTGTAGAACACAGCAGGCTGGGTGTGTGGAGATCCAGAGCCATGTCCAACCAGGCACAAGGGCTAATGCAGATCCCTAGGCCTGGGAGCAAGCCCAGGCCTGTGTCTGGGAATCCCAGGGCAGACACAGGACCCATGGTTGAGGGAGGTTAGGATTCAAGGTCTTGAGAGCTTTGTGAGTTGGATGCAGGAGTTGAGTGGGTGCCTCTTGCCAGAGTCCCAGTCAGTTTGGGCTGTCCTGGGCACAGATCTGAGAAGTAAAGCAGTATTCCAAGTAGACTGTTCTTAACACAGGCCAAAAATAGCAAGAGGAAAGGGATGAGGCTGAGCACTCCTTGGGAGGAGTGTTGATTGGCAGACTGTTCAACTTGAGCTCTCACAGTTTCCATGTACCAGGCCTCAGGGATTTAAGTTCGCCAGACACTGTTCTAGTATGGGCTCCCACAGGGGTTGTAGATATGGAAAGGATGTAGCCAGCCTGCCCAGTGGTTACTGACACTGATCCTAGGAGCTAGGGCCAGGCATTAGTTTTCTTATGTCACATTAGGGTGCTGGGTAACACAGTGGGAGCAGGAGGCTCAAGTTCATTTCCAACTCTGTCCCAAAAGTCTGCTCCCATGGCTCCTTGGAAATACCCCAAGGTTATGTCTATACCAGATCTCTGGGGAGAGCCTGGACTAAGGGAGGTTTCACAGGTGTGGACTAGTGGAGGACAGCAGCAAGGAACTGGCAGCCTCCCTCAACCTGTTAGTTTTAGGTTTTGTGAATTTGTTCTTGTTCTCTTCATTGTAAATTCCATGTGTGACCTATGACTGCATGTTCCAtagaaaagaaaagccacaggAGCACATCCTCTTGCATTCATAGTCTCTGGGAGTCTCCTGTTTCCTTCCAGATCTTTTATTTGTGCATATTCATGTGTCCTAAAGAACCATGGATCACCATGGTGAAGCTACATGGTTAAGCTCTGGGACCAGGCTGATTAGCTTCAGATCCTGACTGTCCTGTTCTCTACCTGTTCTTCACTGAGCAGTGCAGCTTGCTATTGAGTGTACATATCTGTGAAACAGGGCTTATCAATGGTGTCTACTTCATAGGGTTGTGAGATGTGTGTGGTGCTAGAGCAGAATGTGGCACACCTGGTCCTTGGTGACATCATTTGTGGCTTGGGACTAAATGACCTTTGCCCGTTGTGTTGTTACTGTACAGTTTGCTGTTGGTCTTCCTGTCTGCTACAGTGTGGTAGTCCATGTGGAGAGATCTGTAGGGTTTTGGAGTTGTTCCTCTACTTGTTCATGACTTCCTAGAGTATGGGAGTAGATGTGAGCACCTTCTACACAGAGTCCCAGGAGAGTCTCTAGGAAATATAGCTAGAGCGGAATTATTTGGTTCTAGGTAGCCACACTTTGAACTGACAGAGGAACTGTCAGTTTGCTGTTGAAGAGGGGTTGTTCCCAGACCCACCCTCTGTGGTTGGATTTGAGTGTTCTTGTCCCTGTGCATGTTAGTTCTTGGGATTAGCCTTTTCCCTCCAGCCAGCAGGTGCATATTTTGTCTCTTTTGTTCCACAGCTTTCTCCAAAAGGGGGTGTGTCTATATATGGGTTTTCTTCAAGATGCTTGTTAATATCCCCGcccatttttttctgtgactgTCTGCCAATCTCGAGGACCTGTTGGTGGGAGTTCTTTATGTGCTATGAGTACTGATCTCTGGTAATTACAAACATTTTTATCCTGTAActtgtctcttcatctctttttttgATTTTGAGTCTTTGGAGATTTAATTCCACCTCATAAAATTCATCTTACATTTATGAGATAAGAGTTTTTCGTTTTACATTTCTAAACTTTTATGTTCTGTTTCATAATAATTTTAATTAGACAGATCATCagtattttaaaacacacacacactggctttttatgttttgttttcaaagactcAGCCCCAGTTCAAAGACTCAGTTTTAAAACTTCTTCAGTACtttcttagttttgttttgtacACTTGAGGACTTTAATCTGGAGTTTATTTTGGAGACAAAGCTAGGGTCTTTTATCTTGCCCCATGAATTAACCAGTGGCCTCCAAGTTGAATCATCTGTGCTAACGCGAAATGTCCTCTCATTCCCACGTGAACATGGGTCTCTGCTTGCACCCTTTTATTCAGCAACTATGTGTTGGCCACCTTCTACATGCCAGGCACTATTGTAGGGGCCTGGGACATATTAGGAAACAGAATGAAGATCCTTGTAGAGCTCCATGCTAATGACTAgaggatttgtttgtttattcctcTGCCAACatcgaattttttttttttacctgctaCAGTTTTATATGTATTCTTATTAGGGCAAAAAGCCCTCtcagtttgttaaaaaaaaaaatgatcttggCTCTTCTTCAGTTTGAGCCTTTCCTGGGTGGTGGTTCTACAAAGCAAATTGCAGAGTCAACTCCTTAGGAATAATGGAAATTTGTGATGGGCAGTGGAATCACCTTCTGCTACAACGTGGACTTGGGAAACCTGCCCCCTTTATGCCATTGTTGGATAGGACTGATGGACTCTTTAAGCGAAAGTCaagtttatttaaatgaaaactaaaatgaatCCAGTCCACGAAGTGCACTAAAAGCATCTCCAGGGCTTCCTGGTCACTTTGTGGTGGGTGGCTATTCTATTGGGCAGCGCGGACCCAAAATAATCCCATCATTCTTAGACATGCTGGTTCGAAGCCCTGACAGGAACAGATCCACTGGGCTTTCCATTGGCAGGAGCCATTGGGATTTCATGTGGGACACCCTTCTGTCCCTCACAGAGGCTGCAGGATACTAGGAAGGGTGATAGTGCCTGACAGAATTCCCAGATCAGCCGTGCCTCAGTCTCCGGACACAGGCCTCCTCTGTACTGTGGGGGTAATGATCCTGCCACTGCCAGGTGTTGGGGGGATATGGACAGAAGTTGCCTTTCTGAAATTGTTATTTCAACAGGCTAATCAACAGTTTCCTCTCACATATCTGGAGCTTTCCAGTTAGCAAAGCCTTTGGCGTAGATCTATGCCCACTGCCAAGTCTCTTTGGAGCCTTGAAACACTGGCAGTTCCGCTCTTGAGTAGCAGAGCCCCAGCCCCCACTGCAAAGGCACTGGAGGCTGTGCAGCCGAGTTGCTAGATTTCCCAAGTGGCAGTCCAAGCTCAGGCCAGGGCCGAGCTTGGCTTGGATCAGCCTGTTGCACCAGGCTGGAATCCCTCTGACTGGAGCGCCTTCTGACTGTTTTCTAGGCTCTGTACCTCATGCCCCACTAGCCCTCACAGGAGCACTTTGAGCTGCATCTTTGAAGGTGGCCAGTTCCATTTCTCTAGACGTGGGTTACTGTGGCCTGTCACTCTTGCCACCATCAGAGCCTCTGGGGTTTTAGTCCTTTTCTTGGTTCTCAAGTGGCTGCTGCTgagccccccccccaccaccccaaAAGAAATACAGTACCAAGGGAGGCCCTGAAGGGCAAGCCAAACACATTTTTGAAGGTAATGTCCCACCTTGTCTATAGGATG
This Ochotona princeps isolate mOchPri1 chromosome 21, mOchPri1.hap1, whole genome shotgun sequence DNA region includes the following protein-coding sequences:
- the IQSEC1 gene encoding IQ motif and SEC7 domain-containing protein 1 isoform X6; the protein is MKGDGSAVWSLMWKYCISVRTLSVEGEAPSSETGTSLDSPSAYHQGPLVPGSSLSPDHYEHTSVGAYGLYSGPPGQQQRTRRPKLQHSTSILRKQAEEEAIKRSRSLSESYELSSDLQDKQVEMLERKYGGRLVTRHAARTIQTAFRQYQMNKNFERLRSSMSENRMSRRIVLSNMRMQFSFEGPEKVHSSYFEGKQVSVTNDGTQLAALVPPECGDLGESSALKSPAPSSDFADAITELEDAFSRQVKSLAESIDDALNCRSLHTEEAPVPDVARARDSEPKPALHSMDHHKLDEMTASYSDVTLYIDEEELSPPLPISQVGDRPSSTESDLRLRAGGVAQDYWALAHKDDKVDTDTSCRSTPSLERQEQRLRVEHLPLLTIEPPSDSSVDLSDRSERGSLKRQSVYERSLVGQQGSPKHGPHGGPPKVLPREEPDLRPRPPRPLDSHLAINGSANRQSKSESDYSDGDNDSINSTSNSNDTINCSSESSSRDSLREQTLSKQTYHKETRNSWDSPAFSNDVIRKRHYRIGLNLFNKKPEKGVQYLIERGFVPDTPVGVAHFLLQRKGLSRQMIGEFLGNRQKQFNRDVLDCVVDEMDFSAMELDEALRKFQAHIRVQGEAQKVERLIEAFSQRYCICNPGVVRQFRNPDTIFILAFAIILLNTDMYSPNVKPERKMKLEDFVKNLRGVDDGEDIPREMLIGIYERIRKRELKTNEDHVSQVQKVEKLIVGKKPIGSLHHGLGCVLSLPHRRLVCYCRLFEVPDPNKPQKLGLHQREIFLFNDLLVVTKIFQKKKNSVTYSFRQSFSLYGMQVLLFENQYYPNGIRLTSAVPGADIKVLINFNAPNPQDRKKFTDDLRESIAEVQEMEKHRIESELEKQKGVVRPSISQCSSLKKESGNGTLSRACLDDSYASGEGLKRSALSSSLRDLSEAGLHH